CAACTTGGACCACCGTGGCCAGCAATCAGGCCTCGGACATGGCCAAATACCAGTCGGTGTTCTCCAATACGGGCTCCAACAATTCGAAGCAGGGAACTCAGTTCCTGTTCAACGCGCCGCAGGTAAGTGCCACCGATCCTACACAGGGGATCGAGGATACCTGGCGACAAGCACGCGTCGACATGTCCCAATTCGCCGGCGCCGCCAACATCAAGTTGAGGTTCGACTTCACCTCGAATGCGGGCAGCAATAACAATCACGGTTTGGCGATCGACGACATTCTCGTCGGCCTGGCCGATCGCGGTGAAATGGTCACGCAAGACCCGGCGACCATCAACACCAGCTCGGACCCCACCGCGCTAAATACCCTGACGACGTTCTTCCCGGTGCCGCAGAATCCCACGCCGGGCTCGGCAACGCAGAGCTTGGTCGGCGCGTATCAGCTGTCGATTCGTCGCGGCCAAGAATACGCCACGACCCAGTTCGGCATCAGCCCGGACATCGCGATCGACCCCACGAAACTGTTGTTGGGCAGCGACCGCTCGGAGACGAACTACTCGCTGCTGGCTCCGGGCATGATCGAGATGGACCTCAACTCGAACTTCGTATTGGCGGGATTGCTTGCTCACGATAATCCTGCCGCAAGCCTATTGCCGGCGTCGTTCACGATTAGCGACGGGCTGGGCAATTCGAAAACCTTCGAGTTCGACTCGGAAGGTATTCCACTCGACCAGAGCAATCTGCTTACTACTCCCTACGATTTCATTCCGAACGGTGTTTCAGCGGGCAATGTGGGAATTCCCTTCTTCTCGCTCAACCAAAGCCTGGCCGAGCCGCTTTCGGCAACTCAGCTGAATACACTGAATGAATCGATCGTCAACACGATCAACGCGCAGACGAGTGCCACTTTCCGCGTTCGTGCGGCACTTGATCCAACGGGCAAGATCTTCCTGATTCCGACCGGCGTCTCGTCCGCGCAGGTAGGCCTGAACCTCAGCAACGCCACTGTGCTCCTTTCGTCGACGCCACAAATCACGGCCGGCCAGACGTTCACGCTCTCCGACGGGTTCTACAACCGCACGTTCGAATATGTCCTCGCCGGCGGGACCGTCGCCACGGATGGGCAACTCCTGCCCGACGGCAATCGGGCCGTGCTGTTCACGAATGCGGATAGCCCGATCACGGTCGCCACGCATATCCTCAAGGCGATCAATTCGCAGACCAGCGCCACCTTCGCGGTGTCGGCCTCGATTCAGGGTTGGACCGGCAGCGGTACCCCGCCGAACGGCACCGTGACCAGCAACCAGATCAACCTGTTCGGTGCCCAGACGAGCAGTACGAACATCCCTGGTCTGACCATACTGAAATACGACAACCGTGGCGACGTGAACCCCGTCCGGGCGCAGGGCGAGCTGATCATTGCCAACAACGACATTCAAAATGCCGCCAACTACGGCATCAATGTTGAGCCGGCCAAGCGTGACGGCACTAACGCCCAGCAGCAATCGGCCGCGAACCTGGTGAACGTCAACAATTCCGTCAATAAGCAGACGGTCGCGGTACCGCAGGGTCCGCTCTTCCCCGGCAGCAAGAACTTCACCTTCGGGATCGGATTGGCCCCGGGCGTGGTCATCCAGAACAACATCATCGACTCCGCCGGCACGGCTGGCATCAACTTCATGGGTGATGCCGACGTCGATGCGGCGGGCAACATCCTCCCCACGGCGATCGCCTCGTTCGGCCGAATCGTCAATAACACGATTTACGGCGGCGGCAACGGGGTCGGCATCGCGGTCTCGCGAAACGCCAGTCCGACGTTGCTCAACAACATCCTCGCCAATCTGGCGGTTGGTGTGATCGTCGATTCGTCCAGCACGTCAACCGTGCTGGGGGCAAACCTGTATCAGGGCAACACGCAGAACACGGTCGGCACGGGTCTGGGCAGCTTCCCGGCGACTCCGGCAACCAACGCTCCGCTCTTCGTGAATGCCGCCAATCACAACTTCAACTTGCTGGAGAAGAACAGCTCGGGCCTGACCAACCTGGCGATCGACAGCTCGCTGCAGACGCTGGCTGATCGCACGGCCATGACGACGATCGATTCCCCCTTGGGCATCGGCGTCATCAACGGCGTCGTGGTCGGCCTGCCGATCATCGCGCCGGCGACCGACGAGACCGGCAAGCTGCGTATCGCCGATCCCAACGTTCAATCGAGCGGTGGCACGGGATCGAACGTCTTTATCGATCGCGGTGCGCTCGACCGCAGCGATTTCACCGGCCCCACGGCCGCACTGTTCAACCCCAGCGACAATGGCAGTACCGACCAGGACCCGACGCTGAACACCGTCCTGTACGGCAGCGGCGCACTGTTGAACTTCCAGATCCAGCTCAGTGATGGCACCGGATCAGGGATCGATCCTTCGACCGTTTCGGCGGCGAGCTTCGCCGTGTATGAGGATGTGCCTGCCGGTCAGAATCCCGCGAATTTCCCGCAGGACCTGCTGACCCTCGGCACGCAATACGCCTTTACCTACGATCCGACGAATAATGTGGCCCGCTTCACTCCCACCACAGGGACGTGGGCCAGCGGCCATACCTATACGATCGTCGCGGCCAATTCAGGTGCAAACGCTATCAAGGATTTGTCCGCCAACCCGTTGCAGCCCGACAGTAATTCGGGCAACACGGTCGGTCTGTCGATTTACACGGTCGCCATTCAGTCGATGAACTTCGGCACCGCACCGGCCCCCTACCCCACGACATTGGCTCAGAATGGTGCCCGCAGCATCATTAGCGGCGACGGTCTGTTCTTCGGCACCAGCGAAAACACTGCCGCCGATGGGCAGCCCAATACCAACGCCGGCAACGCCCTGTCAGGAAACGGCGTGGTGTTCAGCACGCTGGTCCCCGGCACGGTCGGATCGGTCGCGGTAACGGCGTCGAAGTCGGGGGGCACCCTGAATGCTTGGATCGATTGGAAGGGGGACGGTTCCTGGGCGGACTCCGGGGATCAGTTCACGTTCTACAACAATCCTTCGCTAACCGGCACTCCGGTGACGACGTTGACCGCTGGCACCAGCACGCTTTACTTCTCGGTGCCGGTAACCGGTGTCACGACCACGTACGCCCGCTTCCGCATCAGCACCCAGGGAGGACTCTCCTACACCGGCCTGGCGCAGGACGGCGAGGTCGAAGACTACAAGGTCGCCATCCAGCCAACCACGGCCTACACCGTGGTGCTGGCCGATCCGACCACGGGCAATCCGCTGCCGATCGTGAACGGCAACTACGTCGTTCAACCCGGCGCCACATTCGTGGCGCAGGTTTATGTGACCGATACGCGTATCGCGGGGGCGACCGGCGTCACGTCCGCGTTCGCCGATCTGACGCACGACAACAGCCTGGTGAGCTGGATTGCCAATTCGCTGGTCATCAACGGCTCAGCGTCGACGGGCTTCCCCAATAATGAGAGCGGCACCCCCAACGCCGGCGGACAAACCGACATCAACGAAGCGGGTGGCACCCGGTCCACCGCTCCGTCCTCGCTCGGTTCGCCCGAACTCCTCTTCAGCGTGAAGGGGACCATGTCGTCGGGCGCCGCACTGGGCTCAATCGTCGATTTCGCGACAGCGGCCGCCACGGGCACGGGGCACAGCACATTGGTCTCGGGTTCCAGCCAGCCGGTGGTCGCCACTTACGGCCAGGCTCACCTGATCGTGCCGACGGCCCTCTGGCAGAATCCGTCCAGCTTGTATCAGCAGGACGCGACGCACGTCATCAGTCCCGATATCAACGGCGACGGCAACGTGAACCTGTCCGATATCATCAACCTGATTTCGGTGTTCAATGCCCTCGGCCCGGTCGACCTGCACGGACCGAGCTACCCGCTGGCTCTGCCCGGTGCTCATGGCCCGTACATTGACGTGAATGGCGACGGTGTGATGAACCTTGGCGATATCATCGCCGAGGTGACCTACTACAACCAATTCGGCCCCAGCACCGCGCCGCATCAGGTTGTCGTTGTCGGTCAGCAAGTGGTCTTGGCGCAACCGCTCGCGACACAGTCTGCTGCCAGCACGCCGGCTCAGCCCGCAGCCAGCCAGGCATCGACTCCCAGCCTATCGGCAGCACCGCTGGCGTCGAATGTGGCGGCCGCGGTTCCGGCAAGCGTGCAGGCCTCGGCAATCGACGTCTCGGCGGCAAATCCGGTCGCCGCCACGGCGACGACCGTCACCAAGTCAGCCGTGGCTGACACGGTATTCGCTACGGACAATGTTTCGAGCTCGCTGGCCAGCCCGTTGGCGGCCTCCAGCGATTGGTCCACGACCTCGGTAGCGCAGGCCTCGGTGGCGGCACGCAGCGTCGCGGCCAGCTCGCCAACCACCGGCAACGTTGCGACGACGGCCGCGGCCGCTCACTCGCAACTGTTTGCCGATTACGACTTCGGCACGAGCTTCCTGGACGCGGAGGATGACGAGCCGGTTCTGGCCTTCGCGTCGGGCGATTCGGACGACTGATCGTCCGTGACCATTACATCAGGTGCCACTTCATCGCCGGGGATAAGGACGCCCCCGGCACCGGGGTCGGCCCCGGCGGCAGGCATGGCCGTCTGAACCTAATGGTCGTAGCGGTCGTAGGACCGTCCAAGAGTGATTGGGCGACCGGCCCCGCGCAGGAACTTGGCCTGTGGCAACAAGTTTCTTGCGGTCTTTGTTCGACCAGGATACTCTGAATGAATCTTCGGCAAACTCAAGCCGAACGACAATTTCGATCAAGCCCGTCCCTCTCATTCGAACGAGGTAACACGGGCCGAACAGAGAGCATCCGATTCGCCCGTCCGGTCCCTGTGCCCTGCCCACCTCGGCAAGCGCGTCACGACGCGAACCGTCTCGAGGTTTGGCCAGAGTCGCAGGAGAATAGAACAGACGGCGAATCCAATCGCGGTTTTTAAGAGAGGCAATCACGCGTCGGGCACGGATTCGGAACCCTTGCCCGCACGGCGTGAGTTAGTTGATTCGAAAGTGCGGCGGCAACGCCCGACGACCACGGGGAACGGGGTCTCGGGATCGAGTTGACGCCGTTTGAGCGCGCCATTCGGCGCAGGGACCAGAATGCCCCCCCAAGGGCACACAGGGCGCCACGATTGTCGCCCCATCCCCTCAGAGAGCAGAGGCGCAGCAACCCATGAGTGTGTTCCGCTATTTAGGCCGTCGCCCGAAGTCGTCCCGCCGTGCCCCCAAGCCGACCCGGCTGACATTCGAGTCGCTCGAATCGCGGGCCCTGGTCACCGCCGACCTGTTGACGAGCGTGCCCCTGGCGATCGCCTCGACGGACAGTAGCGCCACGGCCACACCGCAAGCCACGGCGCAGGCGGCCGATACCAATGCCAGCCAGGCGGCCAGCGTCAGCTACACACTCAAGCTCACTGACAATAACGATCAAGAGATCACCGGACCGATTGCAGTCGGTCAGACCTTCTGGATCGACGTCTTCGTCGACGATCCCCGCACGGGACTTAGCGATGCCGGTGTCGTTTCTGCATCGCTCAACGTGAATTACGATAAGAGCGTCATGACCCCGACCGGTACCATCGATCCCGGTACGGACTATCCCGTCCCCAATTCTGCGAGCCACGGCAACACCACCGCCAGCCCAGGCACGATTCAGAATCTCACTGGTTCACAGAATATACCTATCAGTGGCAATCCCACGCCGTTGGGTAGCGGTCCGATCCTACTCGATCGGATTCAAATGACCGCCAACGCCGTGACGGGTGCAAACGGTTCGACAATTCAGACGGCGCCCACGCCATCAGATACACAAGGCAATAACTCAGTCTTTGTAAACGACTTGGACGGCAATCCGACCACAACGGATGGCGGGTATATCCCGGGAACGTCAATAACGCCTGGCACCGTCAACGCCACAATTGTATCCCCCGTCACGGCCCATTTAACCGGCGGTACGGCAACTGCCGGTAGCGCCGCGACCAGCCTGACCATTACTGCCTCGTTGAGCGGCGCCGTAAACGAGCCCGTGACAATCCACTACCAAACGCAACTCGACGGAACTGATACAGCGGTTGCGGGGAAAGATTTCACGAGCACCACGAGCAGCGTGCAACTCGCCGCGAACCAAACGACCGCCACGTTCAACATCAATATCCCGGCCGACACCACGTCGCCGGGGGATAAGACGTTCCACGTCGCGATCACCGGCATCGACGTCTCGAACTCAAGCCTGGTCACGTTCGATCCGGTGGCCAGCGAAGCGCTGGGCACCGTCCATGTCGTCGCTCCGGCGCCCACGGTTACGATCGCAGGTTCCACCGTGCAAGCGCAACCGAGCGCTTCGACCATGTCGTTCAACGTGCATCTCACGAACGCCACTGACAAAGATACAATCATCGATTACAGCACACAGGTGAACGGCACAGATACGGCCGTGCCAGGTACGGACTTTACCGCGGTCACCGGGCAGACGCTGACAATCGCCGCCGGACAAACCGACGGCACCATCACGATCACGACGCTTGGTAACACGGCGCAAACCGCGACCGATAAAACGTTCCATGTGCAGATTTCACTCGATGCGGCCAATCAATCGAACGCTACGCTTGGCACGGGGAACACGACCCTTTCCGCGCTTGGGACAATCACCAACGAGCCGGCGGTCGTGATTGGGAGTTCGAGTGTCACGCCGAACACTTCGGCCGCGACAACCATGAGCTTCCTCGTGACGTTGGTAAATGAACAGAAATCGGGTGATTTGATCAATGCCGGTCAGGACATCACGATTCATTACACCGTTTCCAGCACCGGCACGGATAACGCCGTAGGCGGGGCCAGCACCAATACGCCAGGCGTGGACTATCAGACCACAGGCACGACGCAGACGCTGGTAATTCCGCAGAACAGCAACAACGGCACGATCAAGGTGCCGATCGCGGCCGAGATCGCTGGCACCGGGACCAAGACGTTCCACGTCACGATTCAGGACGTCTCGGCGGGCGCATTCGTCGGCACACAATCGAGCGCGACCGGCACTATCAACCTCGGCAGCATCCCCAAGCCCGTGGTTTCAATTCAATCGGCATCCCTCGCCGAGCCGAGCACGACGCAGAATATGACGTTCACCGTCACGCTCTCGGCCCCCAGCAGTGTGCCGGTGACTGTGAACTATTCCATAACGCCCGGCACGGCACTGGCAAACACCGATTACACGCCGCCCACGAACGGTACCGTTACCTTCGCGGCTAATCAGACGACAGCAACCATCACGGTGCCAATCCTGCCGGATGCGAACGTGGCCCCCAGCGCCCAGTTCAAGGTTTCGCTAACCGCGGGCGACACGAATTCGACAGTCAGTCCGACGGCAGGCGTCGGCGTCGGCACGATTAACACCAACGGGTCTTTTTCCGGTAGCACCTTCATCGATACGAACAATGACGCCATCAAGGAATCGGGCGAACAGATTCTGTCGGGGGTGACGATCACCATGACCGGTACCACGTCGACGGGTCAGGCCGAGCAGTTGACGACGACATCCGCCGCGGATGGGTCGTTCAGCTTCTCGTCCGTTCCGCCCGGAACCTATACCGTCACACAGACGTCGCCGAGTGGATACCTGGGAGGTTCGGCGCATGCCGGCACCGGAGCAAACGTCGTGAACGGCAGTCAACTGACGTTCACCATCACCTCGGGCGATACGCTGTCGAACAACAGCTTCTCAGAGCGTGGCCTGCAGCCACAATTGATCACCAGAAGGCTGTTCCTGGCGTCCAACATCCACTAGCAAAAGTGCAAGTGGTGGTGTGATGGTAGAAACTCAGGGTGACTCGACGGTGGGGGCAATGGTCCGCTGATCGGGTTCTACTGACATGCCTGCGACCTGCCCCAGACCCGCGCCTTGGTCCCCCAGCGCCTTAACCGGTCTTGAGCCCCGGGTTGCTCAAGGCCTCGCTGAGCGGTTGTGATAGCAGGTGCGTTGACAGCGAGCTTCCGACAGCAAGCAGACTAGCTGCCGCATCCCACACAGGCCCCATCGACGGGCGTCTGCAGCTGAGCCACGGCGGGCGTCTTACCCCACTGGGCCAACTCGGCGCGCAGCACGCGATATTCGCCCGGCGCTTCGATTCCCAGCCGTACGCGATTCCCTTGGACGCTCAAAACCGAGATGGTAATTTCATCGGCGATGAGAACTTTTTCCCCTGGCTTCCTGCTCAAAACTAACATGGCATCCTCCGTTGATGGACGGCTGGGCAAAGCGGGATTTCCTATCCACTGCGGATAAGTCGGCTGCCGATATAGCAAGACGCGTGCCGGATGCAATGAATGTTGAACATGGCCACGCGCAACCCATTGCCCCATTGAACCTTAGACGCGTTTTTGGCAGTCGATAGCAACCTCCCGCTGGCGACTGACAAAATGTACTGTCGCAGCACGTTATTGGCGCGAAACCGCTCACCTTGGCAGTCGTACGTAACACCGCTCACGATTTCGTCTCTGAATGAGAGAGCGCTTCAATGGCTCATAGCCTCCCCCTACGGTGGTTATAAACGTGGGGTTTATGGATCGGGTCAATCACCCCAACCGGCGCTCGACAAATTGCAAGCCTTCGCCTGCACGTCTGGTGCAGTCACCGCGAGTTGCAAGCCCCGCAGTACGGCTCAGTCCCCAAAGAACGGAAAGAGCTTCCGCAGCTCTTCCTTGCTCGGCTTGCGGCCATACTCGCAAATCTCGAACGCTTCAGCGTATTGAACCTTCTCACCGCGTTCCGGTCCGTACCAGTCCGCCAGCACGGTGCGAAACCTCCCGGCGTTCGCACGATCCCGCCCACCGAGTGCCATACGTACCAGCTTGCGACGTTCCGTGGCTTTGGCCGGGTCGCTGGGGATGTTGTCGGCCGAGCCTAGCGCGCCCCCTTCGTAGAATTGCGATTCGAGTAGCATCAAGGCATCGAGTTTCTTCTCGCTGACGCCGTCGATCGCCACCGCGATATCCGCTTGGAACGGGTTCGGTTTCTGAAAATTGTCCGGGTAGAACAGGAACACCGGGTTCTTCTTCAGCGGCGGCGTATCAGAGGCGAAAAAAGGCACCGCGACCATAAAGGCCGCATCCTGCACGAGCGTGCCGGTATATCGATGGTCGGGATGATAATCATTTGGCCGGTGGCTCATCACGATGTCGGCGTTCCACTCGCGAATCAGCCTCGCGAGCGTACGACGATTGTCCAAGGTCGGCAGCAGCTCGCCGTCGTGAATGTCGAGGACCTGGCTGGTCGTGCCGAGCGCCTTGGCCACGGCTTCGACCTCGGACCTGCGACGCCGTGCGAGCGGACCACCCGCGTCGCGCCAATGCCCAATGTCGCCATTGGTGACCGACACGAATTTGACACGGTGCCCCTGGGCGACCCACATCGCGGCGACGCCACTGGCCTGTAGCTCGCAGTCATCGGGATGCGCACCAAAGCAGATGATGTTCAACTTGCCGTCGTCGGCTGCCCGAGCCGTGTACGCAAATGACGTCATGGTCAACGCAGCAACGATCGCGATGCGTGCGGCCGCCGCGGCACCGTTTCGTTCCAAGCGAGAATTCTTGTTCCCCATGTTCTGCCCTCTGTTAAATGCCAAACATCCCACGATTCGTGCGCAGCATAATCCCCGCTCTTGCCCACCACAAACTTCCGGCCTTCCGTTGAAACACGCAGACTGAACCGCATTCTTCCCGACCGGCCTGCGGGCTCAGGCATGGCAACGA
This window of the Pirellulales bacterium genome carries:
- a CDS encoding PIG-L family deacetylase — encoded protein: MGNKNSRLERNGAAAAARIAIVAALTMTSFAYTARAADDGKLNIICFGAHPDDCELQASGVAAMWVAQGHRVKFVSVTNGDIGHWRDAGGPLARRRRSEVEAVAKALGTTSQVLDIHDGELLPTLDNRRTLARLIREWNADIVMSHRPNDYHPDHRYTGTLVQDAAFMVAVPFFASDTPPLKKNPVFLFYPDNFQKPNPFQADIAVAIDGVSEKKLDALMLLESQFYEGGALGSADNIPSDPAKATERRKLVRMALGGRDRANAGRFRTVLADWYGPERGEKVQYAEAFEICEYGRKPSKEELRKLFPFFGD
- a CDS encoding carbon storage regulator codes for the protein MLVLSRKPGEKVLIADEITISVLSVQGNRVRLGIEAPGEYRVLRAELAQWGKTPAVAQLQTPVDGACVGCGS
- a CDS encoding Calx-beta domain-containing protein, with product MSVFRYLGRRPKSSRRAPKPTRLTFESLESRALVTADLLTSVPLAIASTDSSATATPQATAQAADTNASQAASVSYTLKLTDNNDQEITGPIAVGQTFWIDVFVDDPRTGLSDAGVVSASLNVNYDKSVMTPTGTIDPGTDYPVPNSASHGNTTASPGTIQNLTGSQNIPISGNPTPLGSGPILLDRIQMTANAVTGANGSTIQTAPTPSDTQGNNSVFVNDLDGNPTTTDGGYIPGTSITPGTVNATIVSPVTAHLTGGTATAGSAATSLTITASLSGAVNEPVTIHYQTQLDGTDTAVAGKDFTSTTSSVQLAANQTTATFNINIPADTTSPGDKTFHVAITGIDVSNSSLVTFDPVASEALGTVHVVAPAPTVTIAGSTVQAQPSASTMSFNVHLTNATDKDTIIDYSTQVNGTDTAVPGTDFTAVTGQTLTIAAGQTDGTITITTLGNTAQTATDKTFHVQISLDAANQSNATLGTGNTTLSALGTITNEPAVVIGSSSVTPNTSAATTMSFLVTLVNEQKSGDLINAGQDITIHYTVSSTGTDNAVGGASTNTPGVDYQTTGTTQTLVIPQNSNNGTIKVPIAAEIAGTGTKTFHVTIQDVSAGAFVGTQSSATGTINLGSIPKPVVSIQSASLAEPSTTQNMTFTVTLSAPSSVPVTVNYSITPGTALANTDYTPPTNGTVTFAANQTTATITVPILPDANVAPSAQFKVSLTAGDTNSTVSPTAGVGVGTINTNGSFSGSTFIDTNNDAIKESGEQILSGVTITMTGTTSTGQAEQLTTTSAADGSFSFSSVPPGTYTVTQTSPSGYLGGSAHAGTGANVVNGSQLTFTITSGDTLSNNSFSERGLQPQLITRRLFLASNIH